The sequence below is a genomic window from Takifugu flavidus isolate HTHZ2018 chromosome 11, ASM371156v2, whole genome shotgun sequence.
GTCCCACTACCAGGGGAAAACCCACGCCAAGAGGGTGCGCCTGGTCCTGGGGGAGCCGCCCAGCCTGTCTGCCGTGGCCAGCCTGACCGATGCAGGTCTCATACTCGGTCCCCTCCGCAGCTACAGCCTCAAAGCAAATCTAATGAAAGCACCTATATTTGTTGTTCGGCGCATCCCTGGAGAAAACGCGTATTTCTTTTTTAGTTCAAAGCGCATATTTTTATCTTAAAAACCTCTTCAGAGTGTTTTCCCGTGTTCTAAAAACGTACGAAGCTAAAATGATAGTTAGGTGAGGCACTCGGCAGCAGCGGCCTTCAATTTGTAAACATCCCCTGAAGGGAAACGTCAGACCGACTGCTCTCCCGGTCCGTGATTGTTTAAGAGTATTTTTCTTTctaagtgccccccccccccagtgcctCTTCTCCAGGGGAGCTTTCCATAATCTAATTCACATCGGATTCAAAGTGCCCAAAACACCCCGTCGCTCCACAAAGGGAGTGTTGGAATCAAGCCTCTGGGTGACTTTAGCTAAACTTTGGCCTACTTTTGAGAAGTGTCGCTTCtgtgcagccgccgccgccgcttttgcgcgtttttttttttttttttttagagacaAGCGGGacctggaggaaaagaaacaactgaaCAGGAGCGAGAGGAGTGACCTGGGAGAGACAAAGATTTCAGGAAAGATTAAAGTCAAATGTGGCCTTCATGATCACTCTGAGATGAGCGCCGCGCGGAGGACGCACATCAGAGCTGACAGGCTTCAGCGTGCGCTCGTGCACCCACGACCAGCAGGGACGGCCTGACTGATGGGTTCCTATTCCAAAGCATTTAAGGACAAATCTTTACAAAACTGTTCGTTTAGAATAAGGAGAGGGAGACTCTGAGCATGGCGGAGGAGCCGCTGCGAGGGACCGTACCTGCGGTTCCTCCACAACTGCCTCATCCCTCATCAGGCCCCCACACTGCGCGCCCCCACCCAGGGAAGAACATTTACTTTCTGCTCCAGTGTGCACGGACACTGTGGGTGCGGGAAGAGAAACCTCCAGGGGTGACGGGAAAAGACCAGAGCGACGACCTTGTCAAAAGGCCGACTCCAAATCCGCCGCGATAGCTCGGATGCTACAGCTAACCTGCGCGCTAGGTGCTCCTTCCAGTTaaagctgctcctcctgctgagggGACTGGAAGTGGGTGCCGAAGTGCAGCCATAGATACAGTAACTATGTGAGCGGCGCGGCTTCGGCTGCCAGGCAGTCCGCACGTGCAACAGTCAAGTGAGCGCACACGCCCGCACGGCGAAAACGCCAATTAGCACGCgcctcgccctcgccctcgccgGCGCCGCTCGCGCCTGTCATCAGCGAAGCTGTTTCGACATAAGTGACGTGACTGGTTTTGGCGTGCGGGCTTCTTTGGTTATGAAATGTTAATCGGCGCTGTGGCTGCGTGGTCAGAGTCAGCTGAGCGGGGCCCCACTGACACGTTGTAGTGGGTGTACAGGCGCATTTGGGCGGCCATCTGGCACtaggagccccccccacacacacacacaccccagactGTTTGGATAAACTGTTTGAGCAAAGATCGCTAATATATATGCACGTATCGACCCAAACGTGAGCCGCAGCTCTGTCCTACAGACCTGTCAGCGCCCTCCGGCTATTAATGGGcaatcaccatggtaacaggtGTATGTCACAAGTAGCAGGTCACCTGGAAGTCTGCCATTCCTTTTTCTTGCTTCCACTTGCTCCCAGACGATTACGGCAAAAGGAAAAagacgagggaggaggaggattaccGCGGGAAGCCGGGCGTTAGACTGCTCTCCGCATCGCCGTGACACGCTCGCTAATCGTGCGCTCGACGCCGCGAGACGACTAGAGCGGCGCCTGCGCCGTCATCCATCAACCTGCAGGAGGATAAATTTTGTTTTGCTCGCCGCAGCATCATTTCAAAGTCTCTGGAATGGCTTCAGGTCGTCATTCGGTCAATGAAAATCGAGTTAAAAGGGCGACATCCATCCCAGGGTCCTCTAGACGGTGGAGGCGGATGCACGTTTCAggcagcacatttattttttttgtcttccatTAACAGCAAAGCAGGTGTAGAATTAGTGAGTTAGCTAATGGGATTAAACACTGTCGCTCATGCTGAAATCACTTTGCTGGGAATTGTCAGGAACTCACAGAGATTAAAAGCTCATTAGGAAATCTGGGAAACAGTCAGTGCCAGGCGACGGACCCTGCAGAGACTTTCCCGGGATTTGGGATCGTTTCACAAATTGATGGTACACTGTAAGAAATGAATGCCATTAGCATTTCAATGATTTCACCAATTGAGCCAGTGCCACTAATATCTGATGGAGCTCTTCCACTCCAGGAGAGGTCACATTGTACATAaaacccctccctccatctgaaAGCCCCCCCTTCAGTTTTAAGGCCAATCTGATTATCCAAAATTTTAGTGGCAACTTTCTGTTGCAATAACTTCCTCATtgaccctttttttttcatcagtcattttctgttttctcccaGATTCACCACAGACCCCAGTTCCCACGGATCCCAGTGCGTGCCCCCCCACGTCCCCCGCCCTGCCCTTCCCCGTGGCCGTGGTCGGCGGAAATGGCGGGCGAGAGGCGGGCAAGTACTGCTGCCTGTGCGGTGCCTGGTTCAACAATCCCCTGATGGCCCAGCAGCACTACGAGGGCAAGAAGCATCGCAGGAACGCCGCCAGGGCGCGCCTCCTGGAGCAGCTAGCGGGCAGTCTGGATGCCACCGAGTGCACAGGTCAGACGATAAGGGGAGGTCAAGATCTGCAGCAGGGAGCCGGGGCTGGTGGAAATGATGACGGATGTTTTAATCGGCTTCAAAGTACAACTGCGATACCGAAATAGACCTCTAGCTAGCTTTAGATAAAATTAGCGCCGTGGAACTACAACGTAACGTGACCTTCGAGCACATGTTGCAATTAAATCGCTCCCGTTTAGATTAAAGCCATTAGTACACGGTGAAGACCTCCATAATAACGGGGACATAAAACAATCAGGGGGTGAAAGTGAGGATAAAAATCCGATAAATTGGGATAGAGGTGAAATATCCGACAAGTTTACGAGCGTGTCTGAGCGTGCCGGACGTCTTTCGGAACAGGTCGGAGGAGGAGTTATGGCTTATTGCTTCCCAATCTGGGATTTTACTCATTGCTAAAgtcaaaaaagcaaaacagaactTTGACATTGGGCCAAGGCGTCGGAGATTATTTCTTATCTGGTTCCCTTCCTCGCTCCCCATCATCCGGGCTCTTCCCGCGGCAGCGTGGCGGCGATCACGCGAGCGCCGCGCTCGTATTTGCACGCACAGATTCAGTGCGAGCCAACACTGTGCTCCAGGTGCCGTGACACAAACCATCACATCAAAAAGCCAATCATATTAAGAGCGTGAGTCATATTGCACCCACACTGGCTCGGAGGCCCGGAGAGGTGTCATATTTGATATAACACAGTTTGTGTTCTCGATACCGTGACCCACATCCCACCACGTCAGCTGCGttctgggagggagggggggcgttaCGCCCAAACTATCTGCATGTGACTACGAATTGGACTCAAAACTGACAGAATATTGAGTGACAGGCGCGAAGACGTGTCGGATTGGGGTTCAGATCGGACCGCGTACTATAAAACCGCTCGCTTGCTGGGCCTGTCAGCAGCGTTGCGACGTCTTCCTGTGTTTCTCGCCACCGCAGGTGTGAACTCGGAACgtcgaggggaggggagacatGTCTCCAGACATGCTGGAGACATTAGGAACACGGTCTCCAGCATGTGGACCTGTCTGTTGCCTCGAACGAACCCCATCTCGTGTCTCCTTTAGGACTCTAGCACAACATTTACACAATTAttcatgtgtaaatatgtgagGAGCTAATGAGAGACGCTCATTTGTCATTCTCGTTAGCGCCTGATGaagctcaggtgtgtgtgtgtcttgttgCCTGGATGCAGGCGTGCATCCCTTTGTGCATCCGTTTGGGTCACGTCTCCTCGCCGCCCGAAAAGTCTCCCTGACATTTCTGGCGCTGCTAACTTCTGGAGCGCTCTTCCGTAATTGCGCCGACGGGGCGCGGAGGAGAGTGTCGTTATTTCATGCGGCGAGGTGCCAGACAGAACCTCTGGGAAAGGATTACAGAGGTGGACAAAGGCgggcgtgggggtgggggcggctGGCGATGAGGGATGGAACCCGTCTGACTCAGCTGCGTCTTTACATAAATCAAGACAGGGCCGGAAACCCCTCAAGTCAGAGCCGAGACGCCGTCGCCCCTCTCAGGAGGGAGTCGGAGGCAGTGAGATAAGCATCAGGGACTGGCTAGTCtgtgtgtatccgtgtgtgtttgggaaCCCGAGGGAGGATGAGCTACCGGAGTACGAGAAAATTGTGTGTAATTGATGACTGTGCCCGAGTCGGGAGACAGGCCTGACCTCGTCTCCCCCGAGACAGCAGCGAGACGCTAGCGCGCCGGCGTCAGCGCAAACATTAAGAGGAGATATACGGCGCGGAGCGTAGCTTAAACTGACGGTGGCCTTTTTCATCTACAAACGGAGATCCGGTTTTTATAACGTCCTTTGTGGGTCGTCCAACGCTGCCGATGTCGGCTGGTGCGGCTCCGTTTAATCCCAGCTTCCAGTTTCCGAGCGAATTTCTCCGCGTGTGTTTTATTCATTCGTCCCCGTCAGATCTGTTTTTGTGTTCGCGGAGCAGCGTAAAGGTCGTTTTCCAGCTGCATTTGGCAGCTCAGGGTTCAGGTGAAATGACTGAACCTTGACACCAGTTCACATTTAATCACTCGATTTTTCATTAGCGCCTCTAAAATTCAGGATTTCTCTCCAGAACCAAATTAAAAGTCTTCCAATGATCAAAGTGTTGTGTTGTTGCAATTATAGTTCTAAATAAACCAGCATTGAATTCAGTTTATAGAAAGGTTACActgttatattttttaaaagggttttgTTCCACGCAGGTTGAGTCTATTTGAACAAcagatgctgcttttatttaactGCCAAAATGAAGCCGTCGCACCGGAGACCTTTAACGACTGTTGTTTAGAAAAATTCACTTGGATTCGCTCCCACACCCCCAGATCTCGTCTCTGAAGTCACTCACGATACTTTGAAATCTGCTGTCAGGCCGAGTGAAACTGTCGCCTGCGTTCTTTTTGGATCCGGgtcttttttaaatctcaacGGTGTTCCGCTGCGCCCAAGCGTTTATGCTAGCTCCAAACCTTACAGGGAGAGGGGTTTACAGAAATATCCGAACCGCCAAACTCTCCACAGGTAGTCACACATTCCGTTACCTTTCCGctaatttccttttatttaagactcttttttttttcacacacCGGACAGGAAACAAAATGGGCGGCAGAAAACTGCTAACTGAGCCTCCCAGATAAAAGAGGCTGCGGTTTAGCCAGGCTTCCTAATGGAGCGGGCCAGGAACGTCAGGGCTGTTAGTGGGTCATTAAGGTTGTTTTAGCTGAGGCGAAGTTCAAATATATCAGCCGGAGACTGCAGGACATTCTCCCTTCTCTTAGATAAGCGTCTTCCTAAATGCTCTGACACACATTTGGAACGTCAGCCACAGCCACAAACAGCCACAAACAGCCCCTGCACCCGGcgttttgtcccccccccccccccccactgacatGTCTTAATGTGTAATTAACaaggcttaaaaaaaaaatcaggaaaaaaaagaagcggcTCAGACACGCACGCGATCAATCCGGCGCTTCGGCTGTCGCCTGCATAGCCGACACACTTCCCCGACATGTAATTAGCATGGACAAATGTTGGTGCGCTCGGCAAggcggcgtgcgtgcgtgcgtgcgtgcccgTGTTAGCGCACACATATGTTTGCAGGCGTTCTGCAGCACTTCCTCCTGGCAGGGGCACAAAGCGCCGAGCCTGCAGGCGGCGTCAGCCAGGCTAAAAACAGGtctgcgcgtgcacgtgggtaATATATGTGGCAGGAAAATGAACAGCCTCTGCAGAGGTAATGGCAATTtggcagacggggggggggtaTCCTGATCCGAATAAGGGCAACGCCGGAGTTTAAGCTGCAGGTAACTCGTTGATGACCGTTCGTCTTTAACGCCCTCTGAAAACGACGCCGGAGTCGATATTCCGGGACTAAATGGCCGCTGCATCCACCAATATGCTCCAGCAATTAGTGGCCCAGAAGGTCAGAAGGTGACGGGACGCACAGACGGCTCATAAATCTTCCGGGCGGGACGACAGCGGAGGACAGGGGGGTTCTTGGGCGCAGTCAGCACACCCCACAGGTGCCCCGTGCGTGGTCACATGGGTCGGTGAACGCGGATCCTGCGTCGTCTCCTCAGAGTTTTGTGCACGTCTTCATTTTCTCCACCAATTTCCTGCTTTCCCTCGTTACCTAATCCTCCGCTCGTATCTCTTCCCGCCACTCCGTCGCTATTTCCATCCCACATTATCCATCTATTTTGGGGgaagggggaaggagggggggggggggggggggttcatctcCACCACCTGCAAACCGTCTAATTAACTCACATCTGTGTCTGAGTCCGACCATTCAGCGCATTcaccacacgtgcacaaacgtgcacatgcacaaagagtcttttttttttaaccaaatctACTGTGCTGCTCCGTTCTTACCCGTCGTGTCCTCATTCTTCTCGTTCTCAAGCTTCAAAACCTTCCCGGGAACACATGTCCGTgcatatttctatctttgtggggacatttCATTTCCCAGTTCCTTACCCTGACCACACCAACTAActccctaacc
It includes:
- the zgc:171482 gene encoding zinc finger protein isoform X2, producing MKMKSADVVDGGLFTESYCNICNAQLISESQRTAHYESKKHANKDCAETEVDRNKCCTLCNMFFTSAIVAQSHYQGKTHAKRVRLVLGEPPSLSAVASLTDADSPQTPVPTDPSACPPTSPALPFPVAVVGGNGGREAGKYCCLCGAWFNNPLMAQQHYEGKKHRRNAARARLLEQLAGSLDATECTGLRSSYSCSVCNVVLNSIEQYHAHLQGSKHQNNLKQHQP